CGGCACTAATGTGCACATTCGCAAAAATAGGAGACCAAATGGTACTAGACCCATCCCTAGACGAGGAAGAAATCCTCACAGCAAGACTATCAATAGGAATGCGATCAGACGGCACAATCTGCGCCATGCAAAAGGGGGGAGAAGGATCCCTAACCAAAGAAGACATCCTAGAAGCCATAAAAATTACAAAAGAGAAAATACCCCAACTCATAGAAGAACTAGACAAAATCATACCACAAAACAAGGTGATCTAAGATGGCAAGAACCAAAAAAGTAGGTATCACAGGAAGATTCGGGCCACGTTACGGCAGAAAAGCCAAAAGAGTTGTGAAAAAGATCGAAGAACAGATGAAAAAGAAACACATCTGCCCATACTGTGACAGGCCCGGAGTCAAAAGAATAAGCACAGGCATATGGAAATGCAGAAAATGCGGGGAAACATTCACAGGAGGAGCATACTTACCCTCCACTCCAATGGGCAAAACCGCAACACGCCACATAAAAAGGATAACAGGAGGCCAATAAATTGTATAGATGCGCGAAGTGCGGAGCCCAAATCGACCTGAAAAAATACATGGAAAACAAATGCCCAA
The nucleotide sequence above comes from Methanothermobacter tenebrarum. Encoded proteins:
- the rpl37A gene encoding 50S ribosomal protein L37Ae; its protein translation is MARTKKVGITGRFGPRYGRKAKRVVKKIEEQMKKKHICPYCDRPGVKRISTGIWKCRKCGETFTGGAYLPSTPMGKTATRHIKRITGGQ
- a CDS encoding DNA-directed RNA polymerase subunit P, which produces MYRCAKCGAQIDLKKYMENKCPKCRYRILFKEVPQVKRTIKAR